Proteins from a single region of Candidatus Delongbacteria bacterium:
- a CDS encoding aldo/keto reductase has translation MKYRFLGKTGLKVSELSFGSWVTFGNQLDIDKAFSIMKTAYDSGINFFDNAEAYANGMSEEIMGQVIKKAGWKRSDLVISTKIFWGGKGPNDTGLSRKHILEGTAAALKRLQLDYVDLIFCHRPDYDTPIEETVRAMTYIVNSGRAMYWGTSEWSSEQIMEAYHIARREHLIPPVMEQPQYNMFERNKIEREYLPLYDFPGLGTTIWSPLASGLLTGKYIDAIPDGSRLTLPGYEWLRSRFETPEGIANMEKVVKLKKVSDKLGVSLTQMSLAWCLKNKNVSTVILGATTENQLIENLKSAQIVEKLNCDIMSEIELILDNKPALSQKFR, from the coding sequence ATGAAATACAGATTTTTAGGAAAAACAGGTCTAAAAGTTTCTGAACTTTCTTTTGGATCATGGGTAACTTTTGGAAATCAGCTTGACATTGACAAAGCTTTTTCCATTATGAAAACGGCTTACGATAGTGGAATCAACTTTTTCGATAATGCCGAGGCTTATGCTAACGGAATGTCAGAAGAGATTATGGGACAAGTGATCAAAAAAGCTGGTTGGAAAAGATCAGATCTTGTGATTTCCACTAAAATTTTCTGGGGTGGAAAAGGTCCAAACGATACTGGACTATCCAGAAAACACATACTAGAAGGTACAGCCGCAGCTTTGAAGAGGTTGCAACTTGATTACGTCGATCTGATTTTCTGCCATAGACCTGATTATGATACTCCAATTGAGGAGACAGTAAGGGCTATGACATATATCGTAAATTCCGGAAGAGCGATGTATTGGGGTACTAGCGAGTGGAGTTCTGAGCAAATTATGGAAGCTTATCATATCGCTAGAAGAGAACATTTAATCCCACCGGTAATGGAACAACCACAGTACAATATGTTTGAAAGAAATAAAATTGAAAGGGAGTACCTTCCGCTTTACGATTTCCCTGGCCTAGGAACTACAATCTGGAGCCCTTTGGCAAGTGGTTTATTGACTGGAAAATATATTGATGCAATTCCAGATGGCAGTAGGTTAACATTACCTGGATATGAATGGTTACGCTCCAGATTTGAAACTCCAGAGGGTATAGCAAATATGGAAAAAGTTGTAAAACTTAAAAAAGTTTCAGATAAACTGGGTGTTTCTTTAACTCAAATGTCTCTTGCCTGGTGTCTGAAAAATAAAAATGTAAGTACTGTTATACTTGGGGCTACTACTGAAAATCAGCTTATCGAAAATTTAAAGTCTGCTCAAATTGTAGAAAAACTAAATTGTGATATAATGAGTGAAATCGAGTTAATACTAGACAACAAACCAGCTCTGTCACAAAAGTTTAGATAA
- a CDS encoding bifunctional 5,10-methylenetetrahydrofolate dehydrogenase/5,10-methenyltetrahydrofolate cyclohydrolase → MNDSRIIKVGSIIDIYDIPVFEKHLKVYRENNIKPKMSAILTSDDAGSVSYMKGIARFCKKWNVDFESFTVSNSDELESLIFNLNKSETNGIMVMYPSGFDKKDTFFMNLVDPEKDLEGLNTANLGYLVQFEKFRDASGLRKYVIPPTAKGILYIFKRNYTYFEEHKERFGIYPESQTTNPYQIEGKRITIINDSLAVGRSLALMMLNEAASVQVCHKYTPFEDILKFVSQSDIIVSAVPSSKFVLPTSIVPENAIVIDISFEGNFEYPEIIDKVYKIAPRWDLVKKGDRINDITLYRLISNLFYLVNLKLNEEILEKIYGE, encoded by the coding sequence ATGAATGATAGTAGAATTATTAAAGTTGGTTCGATAATTGATATTTACGACATACCTGTTTTTGAAAAACATCTTAAGGTCTATAGAGAGAATAATATTAAACCAAAAATGTCAGCAATACTAACTTCTGACGATGCAGGTTCTGTTTCATATATGAAGGGAATTGCAAGATTTTGTAAAAAATGGAATGTTGATTTTGAAAGTTTTACAGTTTCTAATTCAGATGAACTGGAAAGTTTGATATTTAACTTAAACAAGTCAGAAACAAATGGAATTATGGTAATGTACCCTTCTGGTTTTGATAAGAAAGATACTTTTTTCATGAATTTAGTTGATCCAGAAAAAGACCTTGAAGGATTAAATACAGCAAATTTAGGCTATCTTGTTCAATTTGAGAAGTTTAGAGATGCATCAGGCTTGCGTAAATATGTCATTCCTCCAACAGCAAAAGGAATATTATATATTTTTAAAAGAAATTATACTTATTTTGAAGAACATAAAGAAAGATTTGGTATTTATCCTGAAAGTCAAACCACTAATCCTTACCAAATTGAAGGCAAAAGGATTACGATAATTAATGATTCATTGGCAGTTGGGAGATCTCTTGCTTTAATGATGTTAAATGAAGCAGCATCAGTACAAGTTTGTCATAAATATACACCATTTGAAGATATTTTAAAGTTTGTTTCACAATCAGATATAATTGTTTCTGCCGTTCCATCTTCTAAGTTTGTACTTCCTACTTCAATTGTTCCTGAAAATGCTATAGTTATTGACATCTCTTTTGAAGGAAATTTCGAGTATCCAGAAATTATTGATAAAGTTTATAAAATTGCTCCTCGTTGGGATCTTGTAAAAAAAGGCGACAGGATCAATGATATTACTTTGTATCGATTGATTAGCAATCTCTTTTATCTTGTGAATCTAAAACTAAATGAAGAAATTCTTGAGAAGATATATGGAGAATAG
- a CDS encoding tetratricopeptide repeat protein: MFKKLIYCVLLFALTLYCEDISSSVQYGKKLYEEKLYDVAITQFTTFIQNNPASTYTPEARYLLAGCYKAMNDLENREKQLKQILLDFPETDFGLKAIIDLGEMYKDKEDGKAARYFLQAREYFQNSDQLPKIIYQAIVLLNKSNDTKSALDQISFMKSNFPVNDFTYRSRVIEAEIYRTTQNFQKGEYIYKSILPVLKSDDIKSEIIYNYGLFLKNSGMYSTARVEFSKVLDGFSPKVEFYIPAALEFSDLALKEKMYNGVYNLLIKLQNVPEKYQADFYYYLGICQMSRGEFSSSYTTLMKSFDLNKNSSILINASIALKSNGEFKNAAENILNNIDQLSENDKKSALFMAADIYKAGGLLNEAITVFREYYVNYPSDEKSELTAFIIGKTYYESKDFESSYDELFNFVKNYPSSEYIDDAYFYLAESAMKMGDYDALYYAKSLKYFKYLTDRFPASDFYQLSNQRINYLNNYKIKGDNILDKLAEVTLGKSDENSKLSFIFYELKNYNLAKQISEKMIDVGINKDEINYIYAISTARTDDSNKQELEKSQEILTRFISGDYDRKKIINAFFVREEIVRRLYPSSDIKSLIQDLELEAIGKNIDDKDGSIFYNYCQNMILGNDDPDRVIKFCDNYLSKYPTSIYSEEVKFIKGTVFDKNGNRDLASMIFEEIIKKNSGRASFLALNKLVDYARNADDVADYASRIERDYYYTTLASKTGEIIADAMVKKGDYRRAIELYTKELEKISGDTEFGFNLLSDRGLNEKLGNLYLKIEDYAKAEMYLKEAYTLVSDPDNSTRILKSLSQVYEKSENLSALKVALSEISRLNEGAGAYESDMVLADIEFNNKNYKAALDIYYRAQKDPEASKDSNLQFKIVKTLFRLNNDVEAEKAYKLVKNIEDEVKAEYFLEKGNSFLRKKSWDKALDSYEDLLDIKSTFIGDGLYGKALVYYNIGKKDQAFEIWKEIVDKYPGSGIFVETNYYLGSIYLNQEKQDMAIASLQNVINYPREHELKVFAYRQLIDLYKKLEFYDAALKLLRDYVELYPDNDDIFDKRIDIGVILQKNKEFDSALDYLEKLKPETSGENELAVQFYIAETFMLKRDFRRAISEFLKVKFAMINNTPYDWKITAVYKAAQCYEQLGENDKALALYEEILQKYSSDTKYGKQAVKSIEKLKNNME; the protein is encoded by the coding sequence ATGTTTAAGAAATTAATATATTGTGTTTTGCTGTTTGCTCTAACTCTATATTGTGAAGATATCAGTAGTTCCGTTCAATATGGAAAAAAACTTTACGAAGAAAAATTGTATGATGTTGCGATTACTCAATTCACAACATTTATACAGAATAATCCAGCATCGACATATACACCGGAGGCTAGATACCTTCTTGCAGGTTGTTATAAGGCTATGAATGATCTTGAAAATAGAGAAAAACAGTTAAAGCAGATTTTATTGGACTTTCCTGAGACTGATTTTGGTTTGAAGGCAATAATTGATCTTGGTGAAATGTATAAAGATAAAGAAGACGGAAAAGCTGCAAGATATTTTTTACAAGCTAGAGAATATTTTCAAAACTCTGATCAGTTACCAAAAATTATATACCAAGCGATTGTCCTTTTGAATAAATCAAACGATACAAAATCTGCATTAGATCAAATTTCATTTATGAAGTCTAATTTTCCTGTAAATGATTTTACATATAGAAGTAGAGTGATTGAAGCAGAAATTTATAGAACTACTCAAAACTTCCAGAAAGGTGAGTATATTTATAAAAGTATCTTACCTGTTTTAAAAAGTGATGATATAAAATCTGAAATTATCTATAATTATGGACTTTTTTTAAAGAATTCTGGAATGTACAGTACTGCAAGAGTTGAATTTTCAAAAGTTTTGGATGGGTTTTCTCCGAAAGTAGAATTCTATATTCCTGCTGCACTAGAGTTTTCAGACTTAGCTTTAAAAGAAAAAATGTACAATGGAGTATATAATCTTCTGATCAAGCTTCAAAATGTTCCTGAAAAATATCAAGCTGATTTTTACTATTATTTAGGAATTTGTCAAATGAGCAGAGGTGAGTTTAGCTCATCATATACTACACTAATGAAATCATTTGACTTGAATAAAAATTCTTCAATTTTAATAAATGCTTCAATTGCACTTAAAAGTAATGGAGAATTCAAAAATGCAGCAGAAAATATACTTAACAATATTGACCAACTTTCAGAAAATGATAAAAAAAGTGCTCTTTTTATGGCTGCTGATATCTATAAAGCAGGTGGACTTTTAAATGAAGCTATTACTGTTTTTAGAGAATATTATGTAAATTACCCAAGTGATGAAAAAAGTGAGTTAACAGCTTTTATAATTGGCAAAACATACTATGAGTCAAAAGATTTCGAATCTTCATATGACGAGCTTTTCAATTTTGTAAAAAACTATCCTTCTTCAGAATATATAGATGATGCTTACTTTTATTTAGCAGAATCAGCAATGAAAATGGGTGATTATGATGCTCTTTATTATGCTAAATCTCTAAAATATTTCAAATACTTAACTGACAGATTTCCTGCATCTGATTTCTATCAACTTTCAAATCAAAGGATTAATTATCTGAATAATTACAAAATAAAAGGTGATAATATTTTAGATAAATTGGCTGAAGTGACTTTAGGAAAATCTGATGAAAATTCTAAACTAAGTTTTATTTTTTATGAATTGAAGAATTATAATTTAGCTAAACAAATTTCCGAAAAAATGATTGATGTTGGTATAAATAAAGATGAAATCAATTATATTTATGCCATTTCTACAGCTAGAACAGATGACTCAAACAAGCAAGAACTTGAAAAGAGTCAGGAAATTTTAACGAGATTCATTTCTGGTGATTATGATAGAAAGAAAATTATAAATGCCTTTTTTGTTAGAGAAGAAATTGTAAGAAGACTCTACCCTAGTAGTGATATTAAATCCTTGATTCAAGATCTCGAACTGGAAGCTATTGGTAAAAATATAGATGATAAAGATGGATCTATTTTTTACAATTATTGTCAGAACATGATTTTAGGTAATGACGATCCTGATAGAGTGATAAAGTTTTGTGATAATTATCTATCTAAATATCCTACTAGTATCTATTCAGAGGAAGTTAAATTTATCAAAGGAACTGTATTTGATAAAAATGGGAATAGAGATCTAGCTAGCATGATTTTCGAGGAAATTATAAAAAAGAACAGTGGTCGAGCTTCTTTTCTAGCCTTAAATAAATTAGTAGATTATGCTCGTAATGCTGATGATGTTGCAGATTACGCTTCTAGAATAGAAAGAGATTATTACTACACAACTTTAGCATCTAAAACTGGTGAAATTATTGCTGATGCAATGGTGAAAAAGGGTGATTACAGGAGAGCCATTGAACTTTATACGAAAGAGCTCGAAAAGATTTCTGGTGATACAGAATTTGGATTTAACCTTTTATCTGATAGAGGGTTAAACGAAAAACTAGGTAATCTTTATCTCAAGATAGAGGATTATGCTAAAGCTGAAATGTATTTAAAAGAAGCCTATACTCTTGTTTCTGATCCTGATAATTCCACAAGGATATTGAAATCTTTATCTCAAGTTTATGAGAAAAGTGAAAACCTGTCAGCTTTGAAAGTTGCTTTATCTGAAATTTCTCGACTAAATGAAGGTGCTGGGGCGTACGAAAGTGACATGGTTCTTGCTGATATCGAGTTTAATAATAAAAATTATAAAGCTGCATTGGATATCTACTATAGAGCACAGAAAGATCCTGAAGCATCTAAGGATAGCAATCTTCAATTCAAAATTGTAAAAACTCTCTTTAGATTGAACAATGATGTTGAAGCAGAAAAAGCATACAAATTAGTAAAAAATATTGAGGATGAAGTAAAAGCTGAATACTTCCTTGAAAAAGGAAATAGTTTTCTTAGAAAAAAATCTTGGGATAAAGCATTGGACAGCTATGAAGATCTTTTAGATATAAAATCGACTTTTATTGGTGATGGTCTTTATGGTAAGGCATTGGTTTATTACAATATAGGCAAGAAAGATCAAGCATTTGAGATATGGAAAGAGATTGTTGATAAGTATCCTGGCTCTGGAATTTTTGTGGAAACAAACTATTATTTAGGCTCTATTTACTTAAATCAAGAAAAACAGGATATGGCAATAGCCTCACTTCAAAATGTAATTAATTATCCTAGAGAACATGAGCTTAAAGTTTTCGCATATAGACAACTAATTGACCTTTACAAAAAACTTGAATTTTACGATGCTGCCTTGAAGCTACTTCGTGATTATGTTGAACTCTACCCTGATAATGATGATATCTTTGATAAACGTATAGATATTGGTGTTATATTGCAAAAAAATAAAGAGTTTGACAGTGCTTTAGATTATCTTGAAAAGCTTAAACCTGAAACTAGCGGTGAAAATGAATTAGCAGTACAATTTTATATAGCTGAAACATTTATGCTGAAAAGAGATTTTAGAAGGGCTATCTCAGAGTTTTTAAAAGTAAAATTTGCAATGATAAATAATACTCCTTATGACTGGAAAATTACTGCTGTTTATAAAGCTGCACAATGTTACGAACAATTGGGTGAGAATGATAAGGCCCTTGCTCTATATGAGGAAATTCTACAGAAATACAGTTCTGATACCAAATATGGAAAACAAGCAGTAAAAAGTATTGAAAAATTAAAAAACAATATGGAATAG
- a CDS encoding TldD/PmbA family protein → MNQELKNAIVRNIERIMNMGASYVDVRFHEADNSETLVIYDGNLEGNDTTYECGVGVRVLFGGAWGFAATSNLLDVESCFDRAYQNSSTASKLVKVPLSMGKKPAHKSAFKSPVEIDPFTVPLKDKLDFLVNLDNQIKEDWIVRRYAMANFQKKKVHFFNSEGTEFERDLSNTFASMSIMALDSDGQIQERSCELFTTGKGTRGWEMLTNPELFAGHADRIKSELSQLIKADSLEYGKRSVILLPGQGYLQVHETIGHPLELDRILGYELSYAGGSFVNLDSFGKLQYGSEKLNVSAFGGIENSPGSFGFDDEGSPERNYMLIEKGKLVNCLTSRAMINEANERAGRQVFTESGGAARATAFYRAPIDRMTNVNIEPGNDGTLEDIIANTENGIVVDNPVSWSIGSNREHFHFGCEIAWEIKDGKRTRILKNPTYQGHTIEFYNNLSAVGDERTWMVGQVNNCGKGEPNQVMQLGHGIPVVKFDNVITGEKE, encoded by the coding sequence ATGAACCAGGAATTAAAAAATGCAATAGTCCGAAATATTGAGCGGATTATGAATATGGGAGCATCATACGTTGATGTTAGATTCCATGAGGCGGATAATAGTGAAACTCTTGTGATCTATGATGGTAATCTTGAAGGAAATGATACTACCTACGAATGTGGAGTTGGTGTTAGAGTCCTTTTTGGTGGAGCTTGGGGGTTTGCTGCAACAAGTAATTTACTTGATGTAGAATCCTGCTTTGATAGAGCTTACCAAAATTCTTCCACAGCATCAAAACTTGTTAAAGTACCTCTTTCCATGGGTAAAAAACCTGCTCACAAATCTGCTTTCAAATCTCCAGTTGAGATAGATCCTTTTACAGTTCCTCTTAAAGACAAACTTGATTTTCTTGTTAATCTAGACAATCAGATTAAGGAAGATTGGATTGTCAGAAGATATGCTATGGCAAATTTCCAGAAGAAAAAAGTACATTTCTTTAATAGTGAGGGCACTGAATTTGAAAGAGATTTATCCAATACTTTCGCTTCAATGTCAATTATGGCTTTAGATTCTGATGGTCAAATTCAGGAAAGAAGTTGTGAGCTTTTCACTACTGGTAAAGGCACTAGAGGTTGGGAAATGCTTACGAATCCTGAACTATTTGCAGGTCATGCAGATAGAATTAAATCAGAATTGTCTCAACTTATTAAAGCTGATTCTTTAGAATATGGCAAAAGATCGGTAATTCTTCTTCCTGGACAGGGTTACTTGCAAGTTCACGAAACTATTGGTCACCCTCTTGAATTAGATAGAATATTAGGTTATGAATTATCTTACGCTGGTGGTTCATTTGTAAATCTTGATTCATTCGGTAAACTACAATATGGTAGCGAGAAACTTAATGTTAGTGCTTTTGGTGGAATAGAAAATTCTCCAGGTTCATTTGGTTTTGACGATGAAGGATCTCCTGAAAGAAATTATATGCTGATTGAAAAAGGTAAACTTGTTAATTGTTTAACTTCAAGAGCAATGATTAACGAAGCAAATGAAAGAGCTGGTCGTCAAGTATTTACTGAAAGTGGTGGAGCTGCGAGGGCTACTGCATTCTACAGAGCTCCAATTGATCGTATGACAAATGTAAATATTGAGCCAGGTAATGATGGTACTTTAGAAGATATCATTGCTAATACTGAAAATGGTATTGTTGTTGATAATCCAGTTTCTTGGTCAATAGGTTCTAATAGAGAGCACTTCCATTTTGGTTGTGAAATCGCATGGGAAATTAAAGATGGAAAGAGAACCAGAATTCTTAAAAATCCTACTTATCAGGGACATACAATTGAGTTCTACAATAATCTTTCTGCAGTAGGTGATGAGAGAACCTGGATGGTTGGTCAGGTTAATAATTGCGGTAAAGGTGAACCTAATCAGGTAATGCAACTTGGACACGGTATTCCGGTTGTGAAATTTGATAATGTAATTACCGGAGAAAAGGAATAA